In the Clarias gariepinus isolate MV-2021 ecotype Netherlands chromosome 10, CGAR_prim_01v2, whole genome shotgun sequence genome, aatgtaaatcgccctgagggacaggaacttgtcctgtgcccaaagcagaacctggtgcgtaagcttattcaagcggcacgaacgcagtccgccctggcgattaatatattaaatataatgagactaccgtagtattgtccacccgcactaggacatggtagcctctcaactgctggaggaagtgctttatggccagaaatagagccatcatttcgaggcaattgacgtgccgcgcgagaagatgacctctccagctcccttgggctagacggtcatctaagaccgcactccagcccgtgagggaagcgtctgttgtTAGCATCCAGCAACAACATGACGGACTTAGAGttggacccagagtcagaaactggggtctgaaccacctagaaagggtacaaagcccCTGGCGTGTACCTAAAGTTAAAGTGAAGTAACTTTACCTGGTCCTCAAAAGCATAAGTGCAGTAACTTTACAGTAGTCAATGGGTACAGAAAGCAATTATGGCAAAAATTCCCTATTAATTCTCATTACTTTATAGAAAACCCACATACCTGATCAGTGACTGCTTGGAGCTATGCTCCCACATCTAGCCCCTTCTGCATATATTTCGTGCACAGGAGCAATATATGCTTCACACCTATTGTTACATCATAAATGACATCATAACTCAAAACTCCATATGCCAACATTCACTATTAACATAGCTGCTCTTTATCTTAGTCTGCATTGCGTTCAATTTGTGCATTCAAAGTGTTTTGTGTTTACAAGAAGATTTATTTGCCATGGGAAACTCAATTACTTTCTTTCGTAATTTAAGAACGGTAAGAGGATTATATTTGGATGGAAAATTAATTACTTTAGAGGAAACtggaaaataaatgcattttttgtcACAAAACTTGTTGAGGGAAATCACTGCTTTTCTCAGGAGGGTGTTTAAAAAACTTTAGATGATACCTTTAGTAATACCTTTGCCTAATGACTTTGTGATtatgtgaataaaaataaacattgttgtACTTGTGTTGTTCTGAGCAGAAAAAGTCAAACAAAGAACCAGAAGTTGATGATCTAGAGCAGGCAGTCACGAAGGAAAGGTAAATAAACCCCAAATAACCACATATCTAGGACAATCGTCCTACCATTGAATATACATTGGCTGGCCGATGAGGCATATTGACGCACGTCCTGCCAGTATCTGTCGACGGGGAGGCTTCAGACAACAAACCGTGCATTCGGGTTTTCTGatatgtatcttttttttacttctttatcTTCTTCTTTCAGCTGCCCCCTTTTAGGGGTCAACACACTGGGCCATTTATCTTCATCTAACTCCGtctcacatttttctttttacgccatcctcctgcatgtcctcccccACCACATTCATTAACTTCCTCTTGAGCCTTCAttttctcctcctgcctgtcaGCTCGATCTCTAACATTCTCCTCCCTTGGTGCTCTTTAAAGACATGAAGCCATACTGCTGCTCACAAATTGTCACCTCTCATTtcaacctagcttccactactctttcccataACTTCATGGTGTGGCTCAATGTggctttatgtctctatataaacCACATCTTCACACATTTTCTAAGATCTTGTCAAATAATACAATTATCTccactgccatctctcctaaaAACCATGTCTCCACTGGAATGTCATCTGGACCAATTGCCTTTCcattcttcatcctcttcataACTCCACTAAGGTTGCACAAGCCAGTGTAGTCTTAATGTGGGTCCCTAAGCCTGACTAAATGAGAGGTGTACGGTAAGAAAGGACATTTGGCATAAAACATGTGCCAAATCAATATGAGTTTTTCTGATATGTATATCTgatagaaatattaaataaattaagacaTCGTGTTAAAGGTCACATGTATGTGTTTGTTGTATATAGTAGACAATGCTGGCCCATTCCAGGAATGGAGAAATTAATgatgaagggggaaaaaaacatgatgaaagaTGATTGACTGCTTATATTTTATCACAAACAGTATatactgttttaataaattcttaTCTTACTAAATGTCTCGTTATTATTACAGTGTGGTCTCAGATGAATAGAAGTAATCAATCTGTTGTGCTTTTTTCTTCATTACAGTGTACAGGGATTGGAAAATATCAGCAAACCTACAGGAGCTCAGCATCTGAAACGACTGGAAGAGGTTCTTCAATCTGGCACAAGCGACAGAGACATACCAACACCATGTCTTGTTCACATGGATCAGGAAGAAAAGCCAGAAAAAAGCCAAGAGAACAAAGAGCGTCCTCTTAAAAGAAAGAGCCTGGAGGACTTCAACTGTCTCACCGTGCTTGGGAAAGGTTTTTCTGGTGAGGTTGTTCTGTCTGAACTCCGAGGCACTGATGAGGTGTATGCGATGAAGATAATGAAGAAAGACTTGATACTAAAAATGGATCTTCTGAAGTACACTCTTACGGAGAGGCGCGTCCTGGCTCTGGCCAGCGAACACCACTACCTGACGCACCTTCTCTGCTGCTTCCAGACCAAGGATTACTTGTGTTTTGTTATGGAATATGTAAATGGAGGGGATCTTTCATACCACATTGCGTGCTCAGGCATGTTTAATGAAGACCGCTCACAATTTTATGCTGCTGAAATTGCTTGTGCGCTCATGTTCCTCCATCGTAATGGGATCATTCATAGAGATCTCAAACCTGAAAACATCCTCTTAGATGCTGATGGCCACTGCAAAATTGCAGACTTTGGTATGAGCAAAGAGAACATTCTAGATGGCAAGAAGGCCACTAGTCTGTGTGGCACAGACCTCTATGTAGCACCTGAGATGATACAGGAATTGGAATATGGCCCATCAGTGGATTGGTGGGCCCTAGGCGTTATTATGTATGAAATGATGATGGGTCATGTGCCATTTAATGGTGATGacaaaatgaaaatttttaGGTCTATACTCTACGATAAACCCGACTACTCATCAAGGCTCAGCAGAAATGcaatcagcatcctcaaaggaTTCCTGAACAAGAGACCCAAGAATCGGCTTGGTTATGGCTTTGGCCTGGAAGGTACCATCAAGGTTCATCCATTCTTTAAAACCATTGATTGGGTACTGCTGGAGCAGAGAAAAATTCCACCCCCTTTTAAACCACAAATTACAACAAAAAGAGATGAAAGAGATGAGGATTTTAACTGTAAAAAGCTTTCTCTTGAGAATGATACCATTATCACACAGCCCTGGCAAGAGGAATTTAAAGGTTTCTCCTACATCAACACCAAATATGTACATTAACACTGGCTGGAAAAGCCTAGGGCGCAAGACCTggcctggatggggtgccaaccatTCACAGAGCACAAGTGCACACACCCACTgatacactatggacaattttaAAACCTAAATCAACCTACTATGCAGTATTGTGGAAGGAAAACAGAGTACCCAGATCAATGTTTCCCATGGGTCTGAAATATACTTGTGGTGGTAGCAAGCAGAACAGGTCAGCATTACCTGCCAGTACAAAAGTGTTCTACTACATATGACCCTTAACACATCTACTCATATGTAAAGA is a window encoding:
- the LOC128531835 gene encoding protein kinase C epsilon type-like codes for the protein MDQEEKPEKSQENKERPLKRKSLEDFNCLTVLGKGFSGEVVLSELRGTDEVYAMKIMKKDLILKMDLLKYTLTERRVLALASEHHYLTHLLCCFQTKDYLCFVMEYVNGGDLSYHIACSGMFNEDRSQFYAAEIACALMFLHRNGIIHRDLKPENILLDADGHCKIADFGMSKENILDGKKATSLCGTDLYVAPEMIQELEYGPSVDWWALGVIMYEMMMGHVPFNGDDKMKIFRSILYDKPDYSSRLSRNAISILKGFLNKRPKNRLGYGFGLEGTIKVHPFFKTIDWVLLEQRKIPPPFKPQITTKRDERDEDFNCKKLSLENDTIITQPWQEEFKGFSYINTKYVH